The following proteins come from a genomic window of Rutidosis leptorrhynchoides isolate AG116_Rl617_1_P2 chromosome 10, CSIRO_AGI_Rlap_v1, whole genome shotgun sequence:
- the LOC139870504 gene encoding protein FAR-RED IMPAIRED RESPONSE 1-like, whose amino-acid sequence MIVTDQDKSMAIAIKEVFKTAKHRLCMWHIMRKVPSKIQEANPNIEDKQEKDFKKRFDKIVWNMYIEPTVFEEKWEKLMDDFSLKNDSWFKYMFDVRSSWIPAYFIETEMFGLMRTTSRSESENAFFHTLQDLHQIC is encoded by the exons ATGATTGTGACAGATCAGGATAAATCAATGGCGATAGCCATAAAAGAGGTCTTTAAGACGGCAAAGCATAGACTATGCATGTGGCACATTATGAGGAAGGTGCCATCAAAG ATTCAAGAAGCAAATCCTAATATTGAAGACAAACAAGAAAAAGACTTCAAGAAGAGATTTGATAAAATTGTGTGGAATATGTACATAGAACCaactgtttttgaagaaaaatgGGAAAAGTTGATGGACGATTTTTCATTGAAGAATGACAGTtggttcaaatatatgtttgatgttAGATCAAGTTGGATACCAGCATATTTCATCGAGACTGAAATGTTTGGTTTGATGCGAACTACTTCAAGATCAGAGAGTGAAAATGCTTTTTTTCACACTTTACAAGATCTGcatcaaatctgttga
- the LOC139870505 gene encoding uncharacterized protein, with protein sequence MQGYCEVIEEKFKLVNELKHFLSRTIRESLSKYPDEKILISYEKKLNEVFKMDVCDVKTDDEMEDESEGKDDDDVNNDESEGKDDDDEKKAESEGTDYDDDDDDDHDDDEKNADSEKKDDECVDVNKVESEKKIDDGQSKADDDVNDEQEVNLDSDDPIVPVVTEVVGPKVAEKDVDKDQNEEEYTSLTQWFNNNVNEEDKYENKEYDEAVKLLDKGKLASSPEVGKTLPKQTAVQSKKFCKKAIKKDRTIVLRSAYINKLTVVSDILTNSELILAMELFSMKLSPSETVFESRKGSMIHRLSLESLCPDVYVEASVIDLWSFILNEEQKYRGQSSPSRFFFPSSIIYSYLYDNKNMKKEDKLMIIKESANAWFRFFPKLASLRKVDLVFFPICRHGHFFVLVIDMKVPKLYILDNSSVVKNYAARYAKVFNLLLYAFAEHMKFHKHPFANQIEKLERIRISLPWKTIDNVVDCGVFAMFHMDMFKARSENEWSDVLVPESAEQKNQLRKLRIRYASKILSHDLNIHAEQMLRNARNFAAFHEKKDYRKVIISAKQSRGVRVEKAKNQEVHDQQSNEE encoded by the exons ATGCAGGGTTATTGTGAAGTTATCGAGGAGAAGTTTAAATTGGTCAATGAGTTGAAGCATTTTTTATCACGGACAATACGTGAAAGTTTGTCCAAGTACCCAGATGAGAAGATATTGATATCTTATGAAAAGAAGTTGAACGAAGTCTTTAAAATGGATGTGTGTGATGTGAAGACTGACGATGAGATGGAGGATGAGTCAGAGGGAAAAGACGATGATGATGTCAACAATGATGAGTCAGAGGGAAAAGACGATGATGATGAGAAGAAGGCCGAGTCAGAGGGAACTGactatgatgatgacgatgatgatgaccaCGATGATGATGAGAAGAATGCTGAttcggagaaaaaagatgatgaatgtGTTGATGTAAACAAGGTTGAGTCTGAGAAAAAGATTGATGATGGGCAATCCAAGGCTGATGATGATGTGAATGATGAGCAAGAAGTTAATCTTGATTCCGATGATCCAATTGTTCCAGTTGTGACAGAAGTTGTAGGTCCAAAGGTTGCTGAGAAAGATGTTgacaaagatcaaaatgaagaagaGTACACATCTTTgacacaatggtttaacaacaacgTTAATGAG GAGGATAAATATGAGAACAAGGAGTATGATGAAGCTGTGAAATTGTTAGACAAGGGCAAGTTGGCAAGCAGCCCTGAAGTTGGAAAAACGTTACCGAAACAAACGGCTGTCCAGTCAAAGAAATTTTGTAAAAAAGCTATAAAGAAAGATCGGACAATCGTTCTTAGATCTGCTTATATCAACAAGCTGACTGTTGTGTCTGACATTCTGACAAACTCTGAGCTTATTTTGGCTATGGAATTATTTTCGATGAAGCTTAGCCCTTC TGAGACTGTTTTTGAATCAAGAAAAGGCAGCATGATACACCGTCTTAGTTTGGAATCACTTTGCCCCGATGTTTATGTTGAGGCTAGTGTAATTGATTTATGGAGCTTTATACTGAACGAAGAGCAAAAGTACAGAGGACAATCTAGCCCGTCTAGGTTTTTTTTCCCTTCTTCAATCATT TATTCTTACTTGTATGACAACAAGAACATGAAAAAGGAAGATAAGCTGATGATAATCAAAGAAAGTGCTAATGCTTGGTTTCGATTTTTTCCAAAGCTTGCGTCACTCCGAAAAGTTGATCTT GTATTTTTCCCAATCTGCAGACATGGGCATTTCTTTGTCTTGGTGATTGACATGAAAGTTCCCAAGCTCTACATACTTGACAACTCTTCGGTAGTTAAAAACTATGCTGCAAGATACGCCAAAGTTTTCAATCTTTtg CTATATGCTTTTGCTGAACATATGAAATTTCATAAGCATCCTTTTGCAAATCAAATTGAAAAATTGGAACGAATTAGGATTTCGCTGCCATGGAAAACAATAGATAATGTTGTGGATTGTGGCGTGTTTGCTATGTTCCACATGGACATGTTTAAAGCAAGATCAGAGAATGAGTGGTCTGATGTATTGGTGCCTGAGTCGGCTGAACAAAAGAATCAGCTACGGAAGCTGAGGATTCGCTATGCATCGAAGATTTTGTCGCATGATCTAAACATACATGCTGAGCAGATGTTAAGAAATGCAAGAAATTTTGCCGCATTCCATGAAAAGAAAGATTATAGGAAGGTTATCATTTCTGCAAAACAATCAAGAGGTGTCCGAGTTGAAAAAGCTAAAAATCAAGAGGTGCATGACCAGCAATCTAATGAAGAGTGA
- the LOC139870503 gene encoding protein FAR1-RELATED SEQUENCE 2-like produces the protein MEPEREYDISDEDINEIQNNDDYNSPKATATRKNETPGGSLYYAPIVDKLFLPVIGHNYGTLDQCEEMYRLYAYHACFDIRKAGQKTAKSGLVKQKYYLCNKAGTPKEVYFDTLQETKKPIRKSNMECTRCRAKVRFDRVYGTDTFVLADFEEQHNHENWKRDLNVFINATDSQMLVNKMEERKKYVPGFSFEYKLEKSQLHSIFWADEVAKCNYKEFSDVISFDATYRTNRYNLKFVPFTGIDNHRSRELQMAT, from the exons ATGGAACCAGAGAGGGAATACGATATCAGTGATGAAGACATCAACGAAATCCAGAATAATGATG ATTATAATTCACCAAAAGCAACTGCAACACGTAAAAACGAAACACCGGGTGGATCATTGTATTATGCACCAATTGTTGACAAACTTTTCTTACCGGTCATTGGTCATAATTATggaacacttgatcaatgtgaagaGATGTATAGGTTATATGCATATCATGCATGTTTTGACATAAGAAAGGCTGGACAAAAAACTGCAAAATCTGGATTAGTGAAACAAAAGTATTACTTATGCAACAAGGCTGGCACACCAAAGGAAGTCTACTTTGACACATTACAAGAAACTAAAAAGCCAATTCGGAAAAGCAACATGGAATGCACAAGATGTAGGGCTAAAGTTAGATTCGACCGGGTGTATGGAACAGATACTTTCGTTCTTGCTGACTTTGAAGAACAACATAATCATGA AAACTGGAAACGAGATTTGAATGTGTTTATCAATGCAACTGATTCTCAAATGCTCGTTAACAAAATGGAAGAAAGGAAAAAATATGTTCCTGGTTTTTCATTTGAGTACAAGCTTGAAAAAAGTCAATTACATTCCATTTTCTGGGCGGATGAAGTTGCAAAGTGCAACTACAAGGAGTTTAGTGATGTTATCTCATTTGATGCAACATATAGAACTAACAG GTACAACCTCAAGTTTGTACCATTTACTGGAATAGATAACCACCGTAG CCGAGAGTTACAAATGGCTACTTAA